Proteins encoded within one genomic window of Coffea eugenioides isolate CCC68of unplaced genomic scaffold, Ceug_1.0 ScVebR1_3132;HRSCAF=4286, whole genome shotgun sequence:
- the LOC113757552 gene encoding uncharacterized protein LOC113757552 codes for MEQMERRFQRMLEPIQDELLQLRASGTPKTSKSMRRRRDVEESSDGSNNDDDDEEPRIRPRQRNQTGPTDVFKGIKMQIPEFKGRSDPEAFLEWLSKIEMVFSCQNYTEVQKVQLATMEFTEYAVVWWDQIKKSRRRNGLPELIPWPELRAMMRTRFVPGHYTRDLYHRLQTLVQGNRSVDEYHKEMEILMLRADVQEDPEATMARFLSGLRPDIAERVELQHYMELHELVDKAIKVEQRLKRRGTTRSNFGNTTYSTNRPFQPRNDSRPSPNAPTPKPRFEGGKVGNPSISKPPSSTPKFEEPRVQTRARDTRCFKCQGRGHIASQCPNQRTMIMMQNGEIVSEDEAEYDGIPPLDGGSDGESPNEEEFSAPEGHFGTALVARRALTARVKEDELQRENIFYTRCFVNQALCSVIIDSGSCTNVASSLMVDNLKLPTRDHPRPYKLQWLNNSGEVRVTKQVLISFQIHKYSDEVLCDVVPM; via the coding sequence ATGGAGCAAATGGAGAGGCGTTTCCAACGCATGCTAGAACCCATTCAAGATGAGTTGCTGCAACTCCGAGCGTCTGGAACACCAAAAACCTCTAAGTCCATGCGAAGGCGAAGGGACGTGGAGGAGTCGTCCGATGGTtccaataatgatgatgatgatgaggaaccTCGAATTCGACCAAGGCAAAGGAACCAGACTGGACCTACCGATGTATTCAAGGGAATCAAGATGCAAATCCCTGAGTTCAAAGGACGGTCCGATCCCGAGGCCTTTCTCGAATGGTTATCCAAGATCGAAATGGTCTTTTCTTGCCAAAACTACACCGAGGTGCAAAAGGTGCAATTGGCCACCATGGAATTCACTGAGTACGCTgtggtttggtgggaccaaatcAAGAAGTCTAGAAGGAGAAATGGGCTACCTGAGCTCATTCCATGGCCCGAGCTTCGAGCCATGATGCGCACCCGCTTTGTACCTGGACATTACACTAGGGATTTATACCACCGGTTACAAACCTTAGTCCAGGGCAACCGGAGTGTGGATGAGTAccacaaggagatggagatcctGATGCTTAGAGCGGATGTACAGGAGGATCCTGAAGCCACCATGGCGAGATTCTTGAGCGGGTTACGACCCGATATTGCTGAACGAGTGGAACTTCAACATTATATGGAGTTGCATGAGCTTGTAGACAAGGCTATTAAGGtcgagcaaaggctcaagaggaggggtaccaCTCGATCGAATTTCGGCAATACCACCTACTCTACCAACCGCCCATTCCAACCAAGGAATGATTCTCGGCCTTCACCAAATGCTCCTACACCAAAGCCGAGATTCGAGGGAGGTAAGGTGGGCAACCCTAGTATTAGTAAGCCGCCCTCTTCTACTCCAAAATTTGAGGAGCCTAGGGTACAAACTAGAGCTCGTGATACTcgatgcttcaaatgccaaggtagAGGCCATATTGCTAGTCAATGTCCCAATCAAAGGACTATGATTATGATGCAAAATGGTGAGATCGTGAGTGAGGACGAAGCCGAGTACGATGGCATACCACCTCTTGACGGAGGTAGTGATGGGGAATCGCCAAATGAAGAGGAGTTTAGTGCACCCGAGGGTCATTTTGGGACTGCATTGGTTGCAAGGAGAGCATTAACTGCACGTGTTAAGGAGGACGAGCTTCAACGGGAGAACATTTTCTACACCAGGTGCTTCGTCAACCAAGCACTTTGTAGTGTGATTATTGATAGTGGGAGCTGCACAAATGTTGCTAGTTCACTCATGGTGGACAACTTGAAGTTGCCTACAAGGGATCACCCGCGACCCTACAAACTCCAATGGCTTAACAACTCTGGGGAGGTTCGAGTAACCAAGCAGGTTCTTATATCCTTCCAAATCCATAAATATTCTGATGAAGTATTATGTGATGTAGTTCCTATGTAG